Sequence from the Pagrus major chromosome 15, Pma_NU_1.0 genome:
ATAAGTGCACTAGTGTCCGTCCGGATTATCTGGAATTACATGCACGtaagaaaattaaattaattgcagatacaaaaaataaattgttatcTCGTAGGAACTGCACATCAGTAGTTTAAAGCTTCAAAACTTTATTCATTATGTTGACATTTGAATTCTAACAACATTTGAATGCTGCGGCCTTTTTATTAATGTCGAAACCCTAAATTAAATTTGAACCCAGTATTTCTGTACAGCTACAGAGCTGCATATAAAGATTAGGCCACACTAATGTTATTAATATTACACTATTTGGGATTTTAGATTCAAGTGGTTATGATgtagaatttcttttttttttttatttgtgtgaccCGAACTTTTCCTTGaacttcagaaaaaaatatgacattCGGTAGAGTCCTCTTAAGAAGAACCCCTTACAATCAAAAACCACACCATTATTATTGGTGCCATGTAGCTGTCTTTAATCTTCCCAAAATGTACCATTACTTTAAATTcttacttgagtacatttaatatgtacttgtttactttttctttaatttgggTGGTTGTACAGTAGTACCACTGCTGATCATACCTTCTCcttctgcttgttttttatGTCCTCCTCCGTCTCTGCTGAGGTGTGAGGACTGGAGGCTGTTGGAGACTCAGTGGGTAAACTGAACTGGACCGTTTTGACGGGTTTGGCCGGTGGCTGCACAGCCAAAGATTTCACCGTCTCAATGACCTTCAGGCATCTGGCCACTGTTGTAGAGATTGCTGAATGGTCATCGCTTGGAGGACTTGATGTTGCCGgtgttgatgatggtggtgttacTGAGGCAGTGGTTACAGGCTGCAAATGACTGGAAGAGTTGGGggcaggagctgcaggaggctgGCCAATAAAAGGAAACACTACATTGCTGGAGGGAGGAGTGAAAGGAGGTTGTCCAGGAGGGCGTCGGGGTGGAGGTCCAGGAGGAGGTCCAGGAGGAGGCCCTGGAGGAGGCTGTCCAGGACGCCGTGGAGGAGGTCCAGGAGGTGGTCCAGGGGGAGGTCCTGCTGTAGGTCCAAATCCTTGAGGATCCTGAcaagctgcaggaggagctggagtgCCCATGCTGAGGGTTGTGGAGCCCTGGGATGGGGGAATCTGGGTAGTGACTCCAAGGGGCAAGTTGATTTGTAGGGGTGGATGTTGATAGTGAGCAGGCGGAGGTCCAGGAGGAGGTTTCACAGTTAGAGGGGTGGCAGGTGTGCTGCCCATTGTCTTGGTAAGACTCTGCAGCTGTTGTGCCTTCTTTAGTGCCTCCAACTCTTGCTGGTCCAGGAATCCTTCATACTCCGAGACTGCTTTATGTTTGGTGAGTGGCTCCAAACTGGAGGACCTGGCAGGGGAGTGGGAATGGATGTGATCCAATTCCACAGAACCAGTTCTACTCATTTGAAGGTCTTCCCTTGGGGTTGACAAAGTCTCTCTTTCTATGGATGAGGACTTTGATCTATAGATTTTCTCTTGGGCTCGGCTTGCCAGTTTGGACACATCTCCTGTACTCAGCTTCAGGCCAATTGTACGCAGTAGACTCTGGATCTTATCATAGGGTTCCGTTTCGCTCTTTGGTTCCTCGCTTGTTCTCTCTACTGAGGACCGTTTAGGGCTTAGTTGGTTCTTTTCCCTTTCTACTCCTAGACTGCTGCTTGATGGTTCTTGAGCCATTCCCACAATCCGAGAGAAACCCCTGCCATCTTGAAGTGCACGCTCATGAGGCAGAAGGTCATCATGGATGTAAGCCGGTTCCGGATTCTTTTCAGCATCAACCTTTTTATTGAGCATGTCAAGAAAGCGATCGAGGGGTGGTTTCTCTGCAGGAGGGGATTGTCGTGGTGTTTTGTTCTTCAGTCTTGGAGAGGGGCTTCTAGGAGGCGGTTCTGTGGGAGAAGGAGGTCTGAAAGGGGAATGGGAAGATGAAGTGGCCACAGTATGTGTCAAGGGAGGTTGGGTGGAGGCAGCAGGAACATGGCCAGTCTGAGAAGAAGGCGAAGCAGCACGGGGAGACTGGCTCCGTTTGACAGGGTGATACGGATCATCATATGGTCGGTTGGCATATGTTGGGTCATAGTAGCGATCGTCATAGGGTTCATCGTAAACATCATAGCGATCAGTGTAACGCTGGCTGGTTGACGGAGGGCCACCATAGGCAGCTTCACCATACAGACGATTTTCATATGGTCGGTCAGGGTAGGGACGGTCACCATAAGGAGGGCGATCACTATAAGGATGGCTAGTGTATGGATCACCATAGCGGTCAGCGTACCGCCGTTCTTGGTAAGGACTGTATGGCCGGTCATAATAAGGGTCGTCATAGGGTTGGGGAGGACGATGGTACTCAGGTCCCTCCGGTCGCTTCTTTAAGATGGACCGGACTGGTTTGTACTCTGCCAGTGGGACGGCAATCCTGCCATGGTCGTAGTCAATGCAGGTCCTCTGTCCAGGGTCTCTGTCCACCAGTGACTTTTTGTAAGCAATCATCTCgttcagctcctccagctcccgCTTCTTCCTTGCCAGCTCATCCTCCATGACTCCGGCACGTCTGGGAGGAGGGCTcaactccctcctcctcttgtgACTTTCTTCGCGCTCTCGGCTGATTTTGCTCCTCTTCTTGCTGTGCCCGTCTTTgcttctctccctgctcctgcTGCGGCTCCTGCTGGAGCTCTTACTTCGGCTGCGACTCCTGCTCCGACTCTTAGTGCGCCTCCTTGTTGTCTCTCGGCTTCGCCCATACTTGCTGCTTTTACGGTCACGGTCACGGTCACGGTCAATGCTGGTGCTGCATCTCTTTTTGATGAGACGTCCAAACTGGTCTCTGGGCGGACTCCTGCTCctacttctacttttactccTAGCTTTACTCCTACTTTGACTCCTGCTCCGACTTCTGCTCCTGCTGCGGCCATATCTACGCCGAGTGGAACTGTAATCCTTTCTGCTGATGCTGGTCTTGCTGTCCTGTGTTCTAAGATTTTTCACCACTGCCTTCAGCTTGTCTGCCTCTGGTTTTTCTTTCCTGAAATGTcagaagtaaataaaacacatcacgGACAGGTTTTGCTTATTACATTACTTTTACAAGTGTATTTCTATACATACTGTAAAGATGCCAATGTGAAATACGTAGgtacatattatttaattatataaGTACATTTTGGAAACTATTAGGCCATCCCCATCTTTAAAATGGCTTCTTTTGCAACACTCGATTGTCTTCCAACTCAAcacaaatcaataaacaaaatgtataacTCACTCAGTGTCTTCTGAAGCTTTTGTCAGCTTGATGGTCATCTACCAAATGAGAAACACAATGAAGAACTCGTTACAGAAACAAAGTGGTCAATAAATTAAGATAGCAATActataaaagaaacaaacagctttGCAAGACCGTAAAAATCATcttgtattatatattatatcttagTACAAATATTTTGCACATACATGGCAACATTTTTGTTCCAGAAAgactgaaattgaaattgatgtacacaaaaaaagaagtctTTATTTCTTCCCACATAGTAAGAGTGTAAATATGAGTGTAAAGTTTTTGTTACCTTTCCTTTGTTAGCCCCCACGCCACCCAATTTCCGAACAGGAAGGAAAACGCTCTCCGTGAAACGTTTTATCCTGATGGCCTGGTTCCCCCCCTCCGCCGTTTCATGCTTGGAGAAAAAAGTGAGTGAAATGTTAAagataataaaacattacaCAAACTGTGACACTTGACTTCTATAATCATTATGTGAGTGTTGAACGTGTAATGTCCAACACCCCATGACGACCTAATCTGACACTTTGGACTGTCACAACAGAGAACTCGGTTGCTGCATTTTAAGAAAAGATTTTTTCTTAACTGAACATCAGTAACAAAGTGAACATCGTTGATGATCTATTTGATGATAGTCGTaaagagttttatttattaatgagaaaaaaattcaacctGACGGCAACATTTTCAGGTCAGAAAGTAAAACACTAGATTTAACCATATTCTTCTGAAAGCTTCAAACTTGTAcacattaaatgtgtttccaAGACATTCAGACACAGTTAGAACGTCCTCTTTACCTGACTTTGAAATTAAATTGGTAAATAACGGTGGAATTGATGCAGAACTGTGAATGTTGTGATAAAAAGAGACGAGAACAATGAAATCCTCACATCGGTCATTGATGGTGGTTCTGACTCACCTGCGGCCACGAGCTCTGGGTAGTTTCACAATTGGGAATCTTTAGGCTCCTCACAAAAATTTGATTCGGATTCAAAGTGCGATGATGCATCGGTTATCGATTTAAATGTCTGATCTCATCAGGTCTCTTTTCCTTAACCCAGTGGGTGCCAATCGGACGACTAATGAAAGAATTAATCTAAACTCCTGTCTGTATGAGAATAACAGAATGAGGGGGAACGCAGGGTGCTTGGCTGTGTTGTTATTTACGTCATGTttccagcagtgagagcagcctctctgctgcactgttagcTCACTGAGCGGCTGCTGCTCCGCTTTGTTAACGTTGCTCTCTGGTGGATTGTGTAGAATTATTCACGATTATACTTCAGTTCcgcctttttctttctgtaaacATCATGTTGTCATCGTCCACATCTGCATCGCGATACATCTAACAATCAAATGTTTCCCCCACACTTGGTAGATTTAATTATGAATGTCTGAAGGAACCAGCTTCCTGTCCTGAAGTAATCTGACTTTCTAAAGTATTTCTTTGTAATCCTACACCTCCTGTGTATCCTCCTCTGAGGATAAAGCGGCAGAGGAGGACTCACCGGGACGACGCTGAACTCGACCTTCTCGTTCAGCTCCAGTCTTTTCTTCTCTATCACCTCCGACATGTGGAAGTAGAGCTGAGGGTTCTGAGAGCACTTGATGAGCCCTGAGTCATCTGTGAACTCGATCACGATGCCCTGGttataaaacataataacacatttaaaacacatcacagctcAAACACTGATAACATGAGATGAACGTCTTTTAAAAGTCTTACGTGTCGACGTTGTTCGATGGACTCCTCAAAAGAGTCGGGGAGAATTTCCACGTAGGTCGCTCGCTCTTCTTTGGTCACTCGATGGGTGGCGATGTTGAAACGCACCTTCACAGATTAAACAGCTCAGGATCAGAACTCTAACATCAAGAACTAAAGACATGAGCTGCTGCTTGTTTCAGCACAGTGAGGCTTCTGAACTTCAAATACAGAAATACTCAGCACTGATGCGTGtaaatgaacctgaaaatatcCCTTTTTAATGACAGCTGATGTGTGGCTGATCAATAATACTGATTACATCCTGTTTACACTGCAGTCGGCTCACCTTGTCACCGTCCAACATGGTGGCGGTGGTCAGCAGGTCATCAGGACCGAAGGGAAGCTGTTTCTGTTTACCATCAACGGTCATCACCAGTCGACCGacatctgtgtctgttttaaCTCCACCTCCAGCTGACTGattcttcttcacctcctcctccccctccaccttcTCCTTTTTCACCTTCAcctgctcctcttctccttcagcTTTTCCTTCCACCTCTTTCTTCTCATCTTCATCCATATTCTCTACTTTAATTTTGacctgcacagaaaaaaaaatgtatggacatgttattttaaataaaaaataaaaaaaatgtccagaacTTCTGCAGGAATTCTTCTTACCTGTCCAAAGGGAGCTCCTGCTGGTTCCTCCCTCGGCTCCTCCTTGATCTTTATGTTTTTGGAGATGGCTTTGAGGACGGTGCCTTCAAATCGCTCCTTGCTGAGGTCGTCCAGCGTGTCTGGGTCTCTCATTTTAAAGCCGAACGGCGTCCACTGCAGGACGAGAGGAAGACAGCGAGCAGTCACAAACACTTCAGTTTGCTTTAGGATACAAAGAGAAACTCAcagtttgttaaaataaaacttggtatttgttttaaaagttaatAAAGACAAACGAAACATTCAGGACAGATTTTAAGTAATCTGGTCATTTCTTTAGATAATGTCAACAAGATGTTTAATAAGTTATTTATTAACTGTACAGATCAGCTTCAATAAGAAAGTTTGTTCTTGTTAATATGACGACAAAAACTAAACTCAACCTTAAACTTAACTTTTTAGCTTTACTTGGTTAACTAAACAAAACTAGAACTACTGCCTGGCAGTTATATGCCTCCGCTTTAAAGAAGGTAAAGTTTCGAAGAAGCTACAATATGGTACGAGGTCACTGCAACCTCACAATATGTAAGGCTGcattgacctttgacctccaaaatctaatcagttcgtGCTTGAGTCAGATTGAACATTTGTGCaaagtaaaactaaaacttaaaCTAAACTAATCTGAACTTTAACTTAACtataataaactaaactaagctTGGCCTGaagtaaaaacagttttttttaaaacaaataaaacttaaactaaaacaaattCAACCACATCTCAAACTTAAGTAACctaaacttaaaaataaactaaacctGAAACTGTAACACTGCTTTATTTTCTCCAAACGTATCTTCTTTGGAACAAGTTGCAGcttattcaaacatttttcttgtagTTAAGAATATTTATCTGCTGTATTACAGATACGTTTTCTTTAGATACAAATTtctgtaaacataaacaaagctCTAAAAAGAAGAACTTGTTGATGAAACACGAGTTAAATCTCATCTTTATCGTCTGTTTCTCACTTTGCATTTGGCTGCTGCCAGCGCCGctgccacctcctccttcttcttcctctccgcctctctctgtcgctcctcctcctcctccctcctacGCTCCTCCTCTagtttcctcttctcctcctcctcccgttTCCTCCTCTTGTCTTCCTCCTCCCGTCTCTTCTGCTCCTCCAGGATTTTGTCTTCCACCCTCTTTGTCCTCAACAGCCTGATCGCCCTCTTCTTTGATTTCAcctgcagaaaaaacaaaatgacggTGTCAGGATGTAAAACTTAAAACCACTTCCTGTCCTATGTTGTCCCACAGGTCACACTCACCATGGCGACAGTAAACTCCGCCTCCTTGTGGATGTCTTTGTTGTCGAACTCGGTGTCGCTGAAGTTTTCACAGATGTCAAAAGGCAGCTCGCCGTGTTCCTCAGAGTTGATGATCCCTTCTTCAGACCCCAGATAGGTGATGATGCCCTGAGAGACAGAACGAGAACAGAACCTCAGACGTTCAGTGATCATCAGAACAGCTCACATCCTGTTGGAACATCAAATGGCTTGTTCGCTggccatcactgggacaaacagactccatgtttctactcaaagacagaaagaagttcatgaagaacatttgctgaatttacaagaaggaacaaataagtcagaatcagtcagagacagagtttcacacagtttataaagtgtctccaactcaacaactcactaaactgacacatttgttaagggagtctggggacaaagaaggagcctatactggttactgtttagtgtatctgtaaaatgtgacatgtttagcatcaataaaatgtttcttctttcataaattgagtgtaaatggtgaaatcagtgtaaacagtgtgttcaaacagctgctaaatgttggcaggtcagactttagcactttagacacagaagcagacaggctggtgcagccatgctgccacaaactgacactttttacaaggaaacacacaacttactgttttcatttaatgctgaatttacaagaaggagacaatgattcagaatctgttgtagctgtttcacaaagtttgttaattttctcctcatgaaacaactcttaaaatcactacatttgttaatggagtctggtgctgttgtggttactggttcaatggttggatcagttgaaacagacagtgtgttcacaaactgCTGATGCTGATATTGGCAGATgtaacaggtgtgtgtgtgtgtgtgtgtgtgtgtgtgtgtgtgtgttaccagctctctcttctctttggTGTAGCTGAAGGTAAACGGGATTTTGGCTTTGATGTTGGCTGCTCTCCTCTTCCCAGTCGCCATGTCGTACAGCAGGTTGATCAATACGTGGTCGTTCTTCAGCAGCGTAACGCCGCAGTCCCGGTGGTCGAAGGTCACGTTGGTCTTAACGGGGCCAATGTTGGCGTGGATCTGACCCGGGTAACCCTGCATCAGCGGCTACACAGAGGACAGACGCCATGTTTGACAACAAACCGTTTCTGTACATTTTGAGGTGAGATCAGAGGCAAGAATCAGATTCAACTTAAAAACAGTTCTGAACTGTTGGTGCTCTAAACATGATTAGTAAAGTCAAATGAAACGATAAAGTGTCCAGATCGTTTCATCTTTTATGGCTAGAACTTAAAAATGTGACTCAGTCATTGAGGAAAACAGAATTAATACAGACGTGGACACATCCGAGGACACGTGGTCCAGTTCTTGTAAACTGACCCTCGTGTCAAGTCTCGCTCACCGTCGGCTCGATGATTGGCTGGCTGACGATGCCCTCGTACAGCTCCAGGTCCAGCTTCATGTTGTAGCCAATCTCCGACTTGGCGTTGGCCTTCCCTTTTAGGGCCTGGGAAGAGTCGTTGTCACCATCTGTGGTCGGTGTCggtgtctcctcctcctcctcctcctcctccttctcctcctcgacagcagctgcagcggcgGCGGTTGCAGAGCAGAAGGTCAGGAGGAGGGGCTCCTTCACCCGCCGGATCCTGATCGCCCTCTTCCCCGCTctcagctgaaaacacacagacttaCAGTTTATTTGAGAACAAACTTGACTGCTGGAAGTCTTTAAAGCAGCCTGAGAGGGTCAAAATAGTGGCAGCGGTGGATGGAGTCCTGACCGTGATGACGGTGAACTCGACCTCCTCGTTGACGTCCTCGCTGGTAAACTCCACATCACTGAAGTTCTCTTTGATGTCAAAGGGAAGCTCGCCGTGTTCTTCCGACTTGATGACGCCTTCATTGTCTTTGAGGCTGATGATGACGCCCTGCAGGCGAAGAGTTGAAAACACACTCAGAGACACAAAAGACAACTGatttatgtctctgtgtgtgaaatATTATAATTTCTGACCATCAATCAGTCACACTGCAGTAACAGATTTTAACATGTGTTCTGTTCGGTACTGGAGGTTTCTCtggttgtgtgtgagcagctcTGACCTCCTCTCTGGACTCTTTGGTGTGGCTGAAGGTTGAAGGGATCTTGGGTTTGATGTTGGTCGCCCTCCTCTTCTCGGAAACGATGTCGGTCAGCAGGTTGATGAGCACCTGGTCGTTCTTCAGCAGTGTCACCGTGCTGTCCTTCCTCTCAAATGTCAGGTTGGTCCTCAGAGGCCCGATGTTCACGTGGACCTGTCCGGGGTACTGACGCCCGCcaagctgcagacagacagacagaaccaACAGGGTCAacgacaggaaacaggaaggaaGAGGATGGGTCACATGACGCGGTAGAGTGCGGACTGACCTGAGGTTCTGTGATGGCCTGACTGACCACGGCCTCGTAGATCTCTGTGTCCACGTTCTCTGTTCCACCTGGAGCCACTTTCACATCCGTCGCTATCAGACTGTTCTGCTCACAAACAATCAGTCAAAAATATTAAAGAGCTGCTCAGTAAAAGTGAGTTTTATCAGTAATATTAAAGTACTGAGACCTGAAGAGAAAACCATGAGATAAAATATAAGATAAACTTTcattcctttaaataaaatggacaaaaacTCTCCAGGAAAACAACTTGAGATGAGAAATGACGTTAACAAATTCAGACAAAGATCAATACATGATCTGAAATccaaattcaaaattcaaagcACCAACAAAATACACACGTGAGAACACTGAATATTTTGACTCAACCAGCAACTTCTGGAGAGAAAATACATTAAGAACTGTCATCAGACGATTCAACAACCTGGATATAACTGATCTGTCTTCAGATTGTTGTCTTATAGAATCTGAAAAGAATCTTACTTACAAATGAAGCCTCTGATTAAATTATTCTTCAAAACCAAAGTAAATTACAGTTACAGAAATTATCTCAATGCATTCATGACAGTAAAGAAACGATCAGGAGAGTTAAAGCTGAGAGAAAATGATATGGAGAGAAgtaataacataaataaaaatgcagtgtGAGTTTATTTAAACGAGTGttgaacagacagaaacatgttgctgctgtttgctgaCAGTTAAAGCTGATCTCTGTGCGGCGCCTCACCTTCTCCTTGCAGGCGGTGAAGTGAACTCTAACCCCGGGTTGCATGGCTTTGGGGTTTCCAAAGAAGGCGTCGAAGCTGAAGGTGTACTTCTCCAGATCTTCTCTCTCGATGTAGCCGAAGCTCGGCTGAGGATCAGACACAGAGGAACATCTGATTATTGACTAAATCTGGATGAATCATACAGGAGTTGTGTTCTGGTTCAGGGAGGACATCCGTCGTTTAGATGGAACTTTACCAGCGTTTCGAGAAACAAAACTGGTGACGACATTTACTTCCTGAATCTCAAACAGTCCCTCCTCAGGGTGGAGAACTCAAGAACTATCATGGCTGAATGTTGCCGAGTGGTCAAACACAGACAACCAGAGAGATCGCTCCACGTCTACAGCTACAGTTCATCAGATCAACTGAACAGGTTGATGATGTTAACACtcatttctgctgaaaacaTGTCGACAGAAACATCAGTTAACCTCCAGGTGTGAGGTGAGGTCAACTGAAGATATTTCAAAGACTTTCAAGGcctgatatttatttatttatttgactgaaGGCATTTTAAGGCTCTATGGAGGTCAGTTCACAGGACAAAAAGATGAACAAGCTTTTAATAATCAGTCATcaataatgacatcatcagtctTACCCCGATGAATGAGATGATCCCAGTCGACCTGCCTGGAGGAGGCCTGAggacacaaagacaacacattgtacaacaccacagaagaagacaagCTGActtaattcatattttaaatattaacgATCAGTTAAACTACTGAGACGTGAACGGCGTCACTCAGATCAGAAACCTGTAAGGACTTACTTATCAAACGTGCGTTTTCCCAGCAGGCCGAGGGCTTTGGCGGCCTTGACGGGGTCAGCTTTGGGTTTAGCTTTCggggcaggaggaggggggtctgGTGCAGATGTTGTCATGACGACGGGCTCCTCTGTGGTTTTTTTAACTTCCCCCGGAGTCGATTCTGTGGCCGGAGCTGAAATCAACGCTTTAATCTGaaacattacacaaaaaaaaacaaaaaaaaaaacacgagatTTATACAAATCTACATGTGATCCTGCTGAAGACCTGGACCTCATACTGCTCACGGGTCAAcaccacagtgtagaaacacTACGTTCAAGATGGACTCAAGTACCAGAAGTGTTCGTTAAGctgaataatatataatttattataGATTAATTTTATTAATGCATTTCTGTTTTGATGACGATCAGCATTTATCaacatttactgacattttatcaCCTAACTGTTTAATCAGATCACtgtggaaaaaaatcagaaaattaaTAAGTAATACAAATATATGTTCTGATATGAAGTGTGTGACGGTTTATCTCCGTTTCTGTTCACTGGTCACAGTGTCGGCTGGTCTGGACTCACCCACTCAGGCTGCTCTGGAGGCGGGTTGGGCATCGGTTCCTCTACAACAGgctgaacacagacagagaaggtTCAGGTGTGACAGGTAAAATATACTGAACAGCTGAGCTCCAGAAACACCTGCCTAATCTAACCCAACAATCACAGGACAGTGATATCATATGATCAATAACAGTGGAGCTAAATAACACAGAGCACAGGTGAGCAGCTCACCTCTCCCGTCCAGCCCGGAGGGAAGCCCGGCGGGAAGCCTATGGGAGGGGGACAGCCTGGAGGGGGACAGCCTGGAGGGGGACAGCCTGGAGGGGGACAGCCTGGAGGGGGGACAGGGGGTGGTCCATAGGCGGCGGGATCTGGAGGAGGAATCCCCACAGGAGGAGGCGGTAGAGGCCCGGGGGGAGGCTCCGGTCCCCATGGCTCAGGGGGACCTCCCGGAGGCCAACCAGGAGGAGGTCTCCAGTCGTCAGGATGAGGTGGTCTCCAGTCGTCGGGGTGAGGAGGTCTCCAGTCGTCGGGGTGAGGTGGTCTCCAGTCGTCGGGGTGAGGAGGTCTCCAGTCGTCAGGATGAGGAGGTCTCCAGTCGTCGGGGTGAGGAGGTCTCCAGTCGTCGGGGTGGGGTGGCAG
This genomic interval carries:
- the LOC141009163 gene encoding uncharacterized protein isoform X1: MGPTRNRPPMGPPFDDGPPFDMGPPGWGPPPPGGWGPPPPGGWGPLPPEEWGPPPPGGWGPLPPEGWGSRGPPPPGGWGPPPPEGWGPRGPPPPDWDPRGPPPPGWGAHPSDWLPPHPDDWRPPHPDDWRPPHPDDWRPPHPDDWRPPHPDDWRPPHPDDWRPPHPDDWRPPPGWPPGGPPEPWGPEPPPGPLPPPPVGIPPPDPAAYGPPPVPPPGCPPPGCPPPIGFPPGFPPGWTGEPVVEEPMPNPPPEQPEWIKALISAPATESTPGEVKKTTEEPVVMTTSAPDPPPPAPKAKPKADPVKAAKALGLLGKRTFDKPPPGRSTGIISFIGPSFGYIEREDLEKYTFSFDAFFGNPKAMQPGVRVHFTACKEKNSLIATDVKVAPGGTENVDTEIYEAVVSQAITEPQLGGRQYPGQVHVNIGPLRTNLTFERKDSTVTLLKNDQVLINLLTDIVSEKRRATNIKPKIPSTFSHTKESREEGVIISLKDNEGVIKSEEHGELPFDIKENFSDVEFTSEDVNEEVEFTVITLRAGKRAIRIRRVKEPLLLTFCSATAAAAAAVEEEKEEEEEEEETPTPTTDGDNDSSQALKGKANAKSEIGYNMKLDLELYEGIVSQPIIEPTPLMQGYPGQIHANIGPVKTNVTFDHRDCGVTLLKNDHVLINLLYDMATGKRRAANIKAKIPFTFSYTKEKRELGIITYLGSEEGIINSEEHGELPFDICENFSDTEFDNKDIHKEAEFTVAMVKSKKRAIRLLRTKRVEDKILEEQKRREEEDKRRKREEEEKRKLEEERRREEEEERQREAERKKKEEVAAALAAAKCKWTPFGFKMRDPDTLDDLSKERFEGTVLKAISKNIKIKEEPREEPAGAPFGQVKIKVENMDEDEKKEVEGKAEGEEEQVKVKKEKVEGEEEVKKNQSAGGGVKTDTDVGRLVMTVDGKQKQLPFGPDDLLTTATMLDGDKVRFNIATHRVTKEERATYVEILPDSFEESIEQRRHGIVIEFTDDSGLIKCSQNPQLYFHMSEVIEKKRLELNEKVEFSVVPHETAEGGNQAIRIKRFTESVFLPVRKLGGVGANKGKMTIKLTKASEDTEKEKPEADKLKAVVKNLRTQDSKTSISRKDYSSTRRRYGRSRSRSRSRSQSRSKARSKSRSRSRSPPRDQFGRLIKKRCSTSIDRDRDRDRKSSKYGRSRETTRRRTKSRSRSRSRSKSSSRSRSRSRERSKDGHSKKRSKISREREESHKRRRELSPPPRRAGVMEDELARKKRELEELNEMIAYKKSLVDRDPGQRTCIDYDHGRIAVPLAEYKPVRSILKKRPEGPEYHRPPQPYDDPYYDRPYSPYQERRYADRYGDPYTSHPYSDRPPYGDRPYPDRPYENRLYGEAAYGGPPSTSQRYTDRYDVYDEPYDDRYYDPTYANRPYDDPYHPVKRSQSPRAASPSSQTGHVPAASTQPPLTHTVATSSSHSPFRPPSPTEPPPRSPSPRLKNKTPRQSPPAEKPPLDRFLDMLNKKVDAEKNPEPAYIHDDLLPHERALQDGRGFSRIVGMAQEPSSSSLGVEREKNQLSPKRSSVERTSEEPKSETEPYDKIQSLLRTIGLKLSTGDVSKLASRAQEKIYRSKSSSIERETLSTPREDLQMSRTGSVELDHIHSHSPARSSSLEPLTKHKAVSEYEGFLDQQELEALKKAQQLQSLTKTMGSTPATPLTVKPPPGPPPAHYQHPPLQINLPLGVTTQIPPSQGSTTLSMGTPAPPAACQDPQGFGPTAGPPPGPPPGPPPRRPGQPPPGPPPGPPPGPPPRRPPGQPPFTPPSSNVVFPFIGQPPAAPAPNSSSHLQPVTTASVTPPSSTPATSSPPSDDHSAISTTVARCLKVIETVKSLAVQPPAKPVKTVQFSLPTESPTASSPHTSAETEEDIKNKQKEKLDLYNQRILEKREQQYKEMLARKKVEKNNGGALPAPGKPISSEPKNVWICGHSLVYWAESRAKSPEVGMQLGMDPSKVTIWWKGTQGMTWPQLLPQLHQLKVTWPNPDVLIMHLGGNDLSTDSPTDLLASVKKDLTSMRSIFPQCILVWSNILPRRAWRHSADSHEVDLVRTTVNRRIQNIITDLGGTSLTHDNIRCGANTGLYRADGVHLSPKGIDVFNLNLQDFLEKWELASEKS